From Lolium perenne isolate Kyuss_39 chromosome 5, Kyuss_2.0, whole genome shotgun sequence, a single genomic window includes:
- the LOC127302131 gene encoding cytochrome P450 71A9, with amino-acid sequence MSPYLVFVSNVTVLLAFCYVIIKKAVGGSRNKLPPSPPSIPLLGHLHLLGRLPHCSLRDLHSRYGTDGGLLFLQLGRRRTLVVSTAAAAADLYKNHDLAFASRVPSATVHKLSFGSNNVSFAPYGDAWRRSKKFAVVHLLSPRRADSFGLVRAAEAAALVAGVNLAAVAGEVVELRGLLYGYSNAVVTRAAAGTAGATAEKMKQLMVNSTALMSGLQLEDVLPDAAAKAVRWATGLEKRLDRQVEAWDELLSEMIAEHLEKKRDDVAGEEDLLDVLLRLRKEGTAGLELTDDRIKSIVQDMIFAGTETTSVTLEWAMAELIRNPRAMAKLQDEVARVSNGKPTIEEDDLSRMEYLKAVLKETLRLHPPAPLLVPHESTTAAVVQGYEIPAKTALFINAWAIGRDPTAWGDAAEEFRPERFLDGGGVTGIDLRGSDYQLLPFGAGRRICPAISFALPALEIALASLVGHFDWKLPIGTRLDMSETPGLTTPPLTVLRLVPECKTLLMA; translated from the exons ATGTCTCCGTACTTGGTTTTCGTCTCCAACGTGACCGTCCTTCTGGCGTTCTGCTATGTCATCATCAAAAAAGCTGTAGGTGGCAGCAGAAACAAGCTCCCGCcctcgccgccgtcaatcccgctGCTCGGCCACCTCCACCTCCTAGGCCGCCTCCCGCACTGCTCCTTGCGTGACCTGCACTCTCGGTACGGCACCGACGGCGGCCTCCTGTtcttgcagctcgggcgcaggcgAACGCTGGTGGTGTccacggctgcggcggcggcggacctGTACAAGAACCACGACCTCGCCTTCGCCTCGCGCGTGCCCAGTGCGACGGTGCATAAGCTCTCCTTTGGCTCCAACAACGTCTCCTTCGCGCCCTACGGCGACGCCTGGCGCCGCAGCAAGAAGTTCGCCGTAGTCCACCTACTTTCCCCGCGCCGCGCCGACTCGTTCGGCCTCGTGCGCGCCGCCGAGGCAGCCGCCCTCGTTGCGGGAGTTAACCTCGCCGCGGTGGCGGGTGAGGTCGTGGAGCTGAGGGGGCTCCTGTACGGGTACAGCAACGCGGTGGTCACCCGCGCGGCCGCCGGCACCGCCGGGGCCACGGCGGAGAAGATGAAGCAGCTTATGGTGAACTCCACGGCGCTCATGTCGGGGCTGCAGCTGGAGGACGTGCTCCCCGACGCGGCGGCGAAGGCGGTGAGGTGGGCGACGGGGCTCGAGAAGAGGTTGGACCGCCAGGTCGAAGCGTGGGACGAGTTGCTATCCGAGATGATCGCCGAGCACCTCGAAAAGAAGCGTGACGACGTTGCAGGGGAGGAGGATTTACTGGACGTCTTGCTGCGGCTGAGGAAAGAAGGCACCGCCGGACTCGAACTCACCGATGATCGCATCAAAAGCATTGTCCAG GATATGATCTTCGCCGGGACCGAGACAACATCTGTCACGCTGGAATGGGCCATGGCGGAGCTCATCCGAAACCCACGTGCAATGGCCAAGCTGCAGGACGAGGTAGCACGAGTCTCCAACGGCAAGCCGACCATCGAGGAAGACGACCTTAGCAGGATGGAGTATCTCAAGGCGGTGCTGAAGGAGACGCTCCGGCTCCACCCGCCGGCGCCGCTCCTCGTCCCACACGAGTCGACGACGGCGGCGGTCGTCCAGGGATACGAAATCCCGGCGAAAACAGCGCTCTTCATCAACGCGTGGGCGATCGGGCGGGACCCGACGGCGTGGGGCGACGCGGCTGAAGAGTTCCGGCCGGAGCGGttccttgacggcggcggcgtgacGGGCATCGACCTGCGGGGAAGCGACTACCAGCTCCTTCCTTTCGGCGCCGGCCGGCGAATCTGCCCCGCCATCAGTTTCGCTCTTCCGGCGCTGGAGATCGCGCTCGCTAGTCTCGTTGGCCATTTCGATTGGAAGCTCCCCATCGGGACACGTCTGGATATGAGCGAGACGCCGGGGCTGACCACGCCGCCACTAACTGTGTTGCGCCTCGTCCCCGAGTGCAAGACACTGTTGATGGCGTAA